CTGTCTCGTGCTGCAGGTCCTGCATGACTGCCAGCGCCATCGGAGCAACATTCGGGAGATCGGAGACCTGTGGGTAGGTGCGGGGAACAAGCACAGTGGCCTTAGTGCCTTGCACAGTCCACCGGGTCTGGAAAGTCCAGCCACGGTTCTGCTCGGTGTTCCATCCCCCTGTGGGGCCGAGCGAATGGCGCTCCCTGCAGGTGGGCGTCTCTTCCCTCTACCACATTCTACTTTCCGAATCCTGGCTTCTTGACCCACCCCAGGGTTCCCTGCCACAGTGGCTCGAGGGTTTGCAAACTGTAGCTTGGAGTTTTATAAAGGTACTTCAGAAGTTCCATTAGCATGTGAGTCAAATGTGCTTGATACCAAATCCTAACCCATTTCACTTCCCCCAGAGCAGAAGTTAGGATGTTATCTGGAGATGTTGGCCTTGCTTTTAAGGCCTCCTATAGGAAATTTCATTAGCCAATGGGCCCCCCCAGCTCCAGACCTGGAGCAGCCTTTCAATCGCTGTGAGTTGGGAAATTGTGGCGACACCCAAGTCTGGGTGTCTGACTGGCAGGTACAGCCAGTGTGAGGGGTACAGACTCCTTGCTGCACCTCCGACCTAAAGACTGGCTGCTTTAGAATTTCCAGATTAGAAACTGGGTTCAAAAAAACTCCCCAGAAGatttttgtaattgattttttaatttaaagtcaatgaacatatagtatattattagccTCAGAGGCAGAAGATTCTTCTCTACAGTAAAGTTTGAGAACCCCAAGAGCTTGTATTCTGGGTCCTCTTCAAGACCCTCAGGGAATTTGGGGGCTGCCAAGAGGGCTTCTGGCCTCATTTGTCTTCTGGGAGGACTGTTGGGAACTGACCAGAGGGAAGGCAGGACAGGGCATGGACTCCTGTTTCATGGATGTCCCTTGAAGTGAAAAAAAACAGTGTCCATGGTGCCCAGCTGGTGTGACCACAGGGGACACGGTGTTTGGAGGTGACAGGGGAGGCAGCTGGGAGGATATGTACATGCCCCGGGCAGAATGTGCCTCCCTGGCTGCCACCAGCATTTTAATGAAGTGTCCCAGCTCAGAGTTGGCCTGCTGCCCCGGACAAAGAGCCCTCTTCTCAACAAGAGTTTCTTTGGCAAGAAGGACTAGGAgtaagattaaattaaaaaaaaaaaaaaagttaaagagcTGTGAACAAAGAGTAGGGTTGGCGGAGGTCCTTAGGACGGATGCGTTGGCCACCTCTGGCGGGCTGAGCAGAATGTGCACACGAACCTCTCTGTCCGTGTGGCAGGTGAAGGAAGGACATCCCACTGGCAtgctgccccttcccacctccacttTCTTGCTTGCCCCAAGGCGTGTCCTAGTCCTGTAGAATTTGTGGGCACGTTCCTGGGGTAGCAGACCCTCACCCTGGGTTCTTGTCTCCACAGGGACATTTGCATGACCGCTACGGACAGCTGGTGAATGTTTACACCAAACTCTTGCTGACCAAAATCTCCTTCCACCTCAAGGTAGTTTCCTCGGGACACgcggggctggagggagggaccTTGGGCTTTCATCTCTGAGACATCCTGGAAAGCCTCCAGGTGGGATCTCCTGTGTCCTGATCTTGACCTGAGGGGACCTTAAGAGTCTGAGTACCTTGAGGCATTTCCCGCTGATGCTGGAGGTGGTCTCAACCTTGCCCTTGGCTCTGGGCAGCCTCTGGCCCTGGTCCCTGGGCTCTCCTGTTACCCACAGACCCCCTCAGCCAGTGCCCAGGGCAACTGAGGGCATCCCCAGCCTCGTCTCCTGTCCTCAGAAGCCAGAACCAGTTCTGGGCTGGGGCCAGCAGGGGCCTCACCTGAGTCGGGGTGTTGTCTCTGTAGCACCCCCAGTTTCCTGCGGGCCTGGAGGTGACAGACGAGGTGCTAGAGAAGACTGCTGGGACCGATGTCAACAACATGTGAGTTCCTCCGGACAGTGCAGCCACCTGGTGCTACTTCCTTTCTCGCTCAGTTTCCCCGATGGTTCCTGCAGCATTTCACACTCCGGGTGCCACGTGGGTGGGTGCTCGTCGTGGCTGGCTGAGGCTAGGGGTCCTGCTTCTCAGGGAGCTGGGGTTTATTTGGAATCGGGAATGTTTGGCTGCCCTCTGCAGAGGCATGTGGATAAACTCTGCTCCCTCTTCCCATCCGGGTGGTCTCTGGGATGAgtcccctgcccctccactcaGCCCCCCGCCTTCCCCTCCATAGCTTCCAGCTCACCGTGGAGATGTTTGATTACATGGACTGTGAGCTGAGGCTTTCTGAATCAGGTAAGCCAaccgaggaggaggaggcctggcCTGCTAGAGTCCAGTGATTCTCGGTGCTCACTGCCAGATGCAAAGTTAGCCTAACCAACTTACTGTGCTCCTGGCAGGAGTGAGTAACAGGGGactccaggtgcccccaggacatGGGGAGACCTGTTCACTGCCCCTGCAGAGTGGCAGTCCCCAGGGGTGTGTCCCGGGCATGGTGCTGTCAGGTTCCTGACCCCGGCTACCCCTGCCCAGCCTTGAGTATCTACAGAGCCCACCCCGGAGAGAGTTCGTTTTGGTCATCTTGCCTGTGTCCTGCTATAAAAGGCCTGTGAGTCATGTCGGACTTCCCAGCCCAGGAACCTGGCTGCTGCTGGACAGGAAATCTCAGAGGGTTTACCTTCCTAGGGCTGCAGAGGGGATTGTTCTGGGCGGCAACTTCAGGACATCTTGTTGGGTAACTCAGTGCTCTTTAGAGGAGAACGAGCAGCAAATGCCTTTTTAATGGAAGATCTAGACTTAGAGGTGGGTCTGGGCAGCCTCCTGGCATTCCTGCATCTGGACTTAGAGCTGTGTCCAGAGGAGCCCAGGTCCCACCAGGGAGTGAGGTCGTCAGCCTATGACTGGCAGAGATGAGCCATGCCTCCCCCAAGAGGGAAGGTAGAGAAAATCCCTCAGTGGAGAAATGGTTTTGCCTTGTATAAAACCCAAAATggtattttatgtgtgtttcagTTTTTACAGGAAAATGCACTTGATGTGACATGTTAAGGTTTAGAAAGGTGAAGGACCATCCTTAGCTGGTGCGTCCTCCTCATCCCTTTCCTCCTGGGCATTCTTGTGTCACTGTGGAGGTTTGCAAATGGTCCCACCCTGGGCCGTGTGAGCATAggaccccagggcctggggcccgACATCTGGAACAGCGTCCTGGCATCTGTAGTGTGTGTGGGCCATGCTGGCATGTGGTCTGCCCATtgtcatttctctctctgccctggagAAGAGGCTGATCACAGTGGGGGCAGCCTCATGTTTGTCTCTTTCCCTCCTAGTTGGCTGATCTGATGAAAGGTTTGATTGTCAGGGGCAGAGGAGACTGACCCCGGGTGCAAGTGAGGTTTGGGGGTCACTTGGGGTTTGCAGAACTGAGTCCTGAGCTGGCTGCCGTGTAGTTGACTTCTCTCCCCATAGTTATGAGGCACTTGGCTACACAGCCTTGAACCTCCTTGTTTCCCTGACACATAGGGGGAGCTTGAGGCCCATGGGTACAGGACCGTCCGAGGCTCCTTGTCTCTCCAGCCCCTTGGCTTGGGCGCACTGCGTAGAGGCTGTCAGGAAGCCCTGGCCTCACAGAGCTGTATTCTAATTGCCCGGACTTGCCATCGCCCTCGTTTGTGGGGACCCTGGGGCTCAGTCTGGGGCAGCCACAGCACAGGGGGCTCTCCTCTCCTAGCCGTTCAGAGCATGTTGGTGTCTAAAGACATGGGGCAGAGTTATCCTGCCTGGCTGGGACTGGCAAGGCAGGTACCCGGGCCATCACCTCCTGGGGTTGTTCTGACGATGCCCTGGGATGATGGTGTGGGGCCCGCAAGCCACCGCTGTTCTCTCGGTGGCTGTCACTGAGGCTGCATGGCTCCCTGTGCTCacgcttctccctccacctctgtttGCAGTTTTCCGACAGCTCAACACGGCCATTGCCGTTTCCCAGATGTCCTCAGGCCAGTGCCGCCTGGCTCCCCTCATCCAGGTCATCCAGGACTGCAGCCACCTCTACCACTACACAGTCAAGCTCATGTTCAAGCTGCACGCCTGTAAGTCCCCCAGCACCCTGCCGCAGGCCCCCCGAGGTTCAGCCGGAGCACAAAGGGCTGTGTTTAAGCAGCTTACGTTGATAGACATTTACTGCAGCAGAGATGAAAATAGAGACCGTTCttaaatacttattaattaaatgtagcaaaaataaattcattaccCATTAATGTAACAGCATAGTTGTTACAGAAAATCACTGTTTTCCAACACAAAGATTTATCAAGAAGAGGGGCAGAGCTTTCCATGTTGGCACTTCTCTGAAAGGCCTGGCCTCTGGGGAGGCAGCGGGTGTCTGCGTTCAGCTGCCACAGCATCTCACGTCCTGCGACTGGCACAACGAGTCCAACATGGCCCATGTCCCCTCCTTCGTGTTCATGAGGGCTTTGGCCCTGGTGGACCCCCTGAGGAGGTCTCAGTCACCACATCCCgctctgagaaccactggcctggGGTGTGTAAGCTGTTTGAATGCTGTCAGCCCAGGCTGGAGTCCAGACGCAGCTTTGCAGTGCGCCCACAGGCATGCTCGGCTTCGGTTTGCTGTGGTCAGGATGCTGACTTGCATGCACCTGTTCCCCTTCTCAAAGTTGAGAGCTGAACCCCCACAGAGGCCTCACATCACTCTCCCAGTTGGTTTGTGGGCCTGGACAGGCAGTAggtgctctctcctctctgatgGTTTCTAGAACGTGatggagcagggtgggagggggaaggaaggatgtTGAGTCTTTGCAAGCTgcaagcagggggcagagaggaagTCTTGTCGCACGTCACTGCCCTCAGGTCTCCCAGCAGACACCCTGCAAGGCCACAGGGACCGGTTCCACGAGCAGTTCCACAGGTACAGCCCGGGCAGAGAGGAGGCGCTGGGGCCTGGTGAgctggggctgcctggctgggCCTGGCTCAACCGTGACCTCGCGTCTTCTGCCCCCGCAGCCTCAGAAACTTCTTCCGCAGAGCCTCTGACATGCTGTACTTCAAGCGGCTCATCCAGATTCCCCGGCTGCCCGAGGTACCTGCCATCCTCCTGAGGCTGACCCTGGGATGTATCCTTGTTCCCTCTCTGGGCATTCAGAGAACCCTGGGGGGTCCCCACATGGACTCTGGGGATGGCTGAGGGGGGCTTCTTCCAGGCGCCACAGGCAGTTCCCACACATtgcacccccccaacccccagggacCTCCCAACTTCCTGCGAGCCTCGGCTCTAGCTGAGCACATCAAGCCTGTGGTGGTGATCCCGGAGGAGGCCCCCGAGGATGAGGAGCCGGAAAATCTCATTGAGATCAGCACGGGGCCCCCGGCTGGGGAGCCAGTGGTGAGGCCCCCCCTCTTCCCATTAGGTGTTGGGCAACTGGgcctccctctgtgccccctccCTTGGCCTGGGGGTAATGGCAGTGGGTCACCATGCTTGTGTGGCAGGTGGTGGCTGACCTCTTCGAGCAGACATTTGGACCCCCCAATGGCTCCTTGAAGGATGATAGGTGAGGGCCCCGGGTGCTGCCTGCGGTGGGTGCTCTGTTGTCAGGACCCAGCTTGAAGGCCATTTGTCCCCAGGGATGTGCAGATTGAGACCCTGAAGAGAGAGGTGGAGGCACTCCGGGCAGAGCTAGAGAAGATCAGATTGGAGGTAAAGACGTGGGGCCAGGCTGTGTGGTACCCCCCGCTCCCCCACTGGTGGGCAGGGCCTCCATGATGCTGTCCCTCTGCTGAGCAGGCCCAGCGCTACGTCTCCCAGCTAAAGGGCCAGGTGAACACGCTAGAGGCCGAGCTGGAGGAGCAGcggaagcagaagcagaaggcaCTGGTGGACAATGAGCAGCTTCGGCATGAGTTGGCCCAGCTGCAGGCCGCCCAGCGGGAGGGCGAGCGGAACCAGGGCCTGCGCGAGGAGGCCGAGAGTGCGTGAGCAACACAgagtgcaggggtgcaggggtgcggggCGGCCAGTGGGTGGGCGCCTGGGTCCACCGCCTCACCTGTCCTCTGCAGAGAAGGCCAGTGCCACCGAGGCGCGCTACCAGAAGCTCAAGGAGAAACACAGTGAGCTCATCAGCACACACGCCGAGCTGCTCAGGAAGGTAGGTGGGGGCACAGCCGTGGCAGCCAGTGCTGAGCACGGTTGGCTGGAGGACCGCAGGCCCCGGCGGCGGTGGTGGAGCAAGAGTCTGTACCCTACCTGTGCAGAACGCAGACACAGCCAAGCAGCTGACAGTGacacagcagagccaggaggagGTGGCACGGGTGAAGCAGCAGCTGGCCTTCCAGATGGAGCAAGTGAAACGGGAGTCGGAGATGAAGGTGTGGCCACAGCTGTGGCGTCCCTTCCCCTGACCCTCACCCTGCCCCActgctccccgcccctccccgccgtgACACCCTGTCCTGTCCCAGCTGGAGGAGCAGAGTGACCTGCTAGAGAAGCTCAAGAAGGAGCTGGAGGCCAAGGCGGGAGAGCTGGTGCGCACACAGGAGGCCCTGACCCGCACTGAGCAGGTATGGCTGTCATGGTGGGGTGGCCTCCCAGGAGCCAGCAGGACAGGAGTTAGGGTCCTCCTTCCTGTGAACATGGCCATGCCCAGATGCCCCTAGGTTGAATCAGAGCAGTCCTGGGGTGCAGCTCTGACTCAGCACAAGGGGGACACAGGAAACGGGCCCAGACTATCAGCAAGTTCTCAGTCTAAGGGGAGAATGATGACAACATGGCTCTCAGGAATTGTCTGTACATTCGGGTGGGGGCGAGGGGCGGGTGAGGTCTCCGGAAGCCCTACTCACGTCCCGGGCGTTCACAGAGCGGGTTGGAGCTGAGCTCGAGGCTGGATGCGCTGAGTGCAGAGAAGGCTGCGCTGAGCAGTGCTGTGCAGCAGCGGGAGGCGGACCTCCtggtggcccagggcctggtgcaggagaaggaggaggcgCTGAGCCGCGAGCAGCAGCGCAGCTCCCAGGAGAGGGCTGAGCTACAGGGGCAGCTGGCAGACAAGGTAACAGCGTCCCCTGAGCCCACTCAGCGGGTGAGGGCGCGGGTCCCAGCGTGTCCACACTGTATTTCTGGAACATTTTACCACTCTGAAAGGAAACTACCTGCTAAGCAGCTAATCCCCACCTGCTGCCATCAGTCCCGGCCCCTGGCATGCTCTCACCTACTCTCTCTGGATTGACCTATGCCAGACATTGCTCATAGATGGGCCCGCACGATAGGACTGGCGTCTCCCACTGAGCAGTGTTTACAAGGTTCCTCCGTGTGCCacggctcagtaatattccatcacGTGGACAGGCCGAattctgtttatctgttcattgTTAAGGAGCATTTGGcttctttctaccttttggctgttgaTGCCGCCAGGACCAAGTGCTGTGCCGTTTTCATTCCCGCCAGGAGTGGATGCGGTTTCCTACCTCCCTATATCCTTGACAGCACATGTTGTCAGTGGTTTTCCTTTTAGCCACCCTCgcgggtgtgaggtggtagctTATTGTGATTTTGCCTTGCATTTCCCTACGGGTTAAGGATGTTGGATATCTTTTGTGTGTTCGTTGTCTTTTGTGTATCTTGGGGAGAAAGGtttgttcagatcctttgcctaCTTTTTAACTGGGGTGTCtgtctttttattgctgagctgTCTCCTCTGCTCCCGAGGAGCAGCCCAAGCTCTGGGGTCAAGTGGCAGCTCCCCtcagccccccacacacacacagtgagggTCCCAGCCGGCCACTGCGGGTCTCTAagctgcctctcctctcccaccaggAGTGTCAGGAGGAGGAGCTGCAGCGGAGGCTCCTGGACGAGCAGTTTGCAGTGCTGCAGGGCACTGCCACCGAGGCCGAGCGCATCCTGCAGGACGCTGTGGCCAAGCTCGACGACCCCCTGCACCTGCGCTGCACCAGCTCCCCAGGTGAGGCTGCAGGGCGGGCACTCAGGCCATTGGGGCCTTGCCTTTCCTTCGTTGCCTGGATGGGTGCGCAGCCCACCCTAAGAGAAGTGGCATTAGGGCTCTGGGGCCCCTGGCAGGCTCCACCCCTCACCACTTCTCCCCGTGCTTGCAGACTACCTGGTGAGCAGGGCACAGGCAGCTCTGGACGCTGTGAGTGCCCTGGAGAAGGGCCATGCCCAGTACCTGAACTCCAGGTCAGGTAAGTGGGGCGGTGGGGAGACTGGAGGGACCCAGGCAGGCAGGGCAGAGGCCCCGGCCGGGGGTGCCCAGTCTGCTGGCCATGGCTGCCTCCTGCCACTGTGGAGTTTCTCTGAGCCGTGCCCCCATCCACACCCACTGGGAGCCCAGTCCTGCCCGCTCTGTGAACCTGGGGTCACTCAGACATAGCTTTGTTCCCTACTTGGCTGCGGTCTAGCCACTTGACTGTGGCCCCTCCGAGCCTGCCTCTTCTCCATAAACTGGAGCTGTGGCACCCATTGGGCTTTCTGGGCAGAGGACACAAGCAGCCTGCTGTAGGCCCCAGTCTGGGCCTTGCTGCGTGGCAGTGGCATAGGgtttgtctctcctttccacaCAGATAGCTCTGTGCTGGTGGCAGCCCTGACCCAGTTCTCCTACCTGGCTGCAGACACCATTATTAATGGCAGCGCCACCTCCCACCTGGCCCCCACCGACCATGCTGACCGTAAGTGTGCGCCAGGCTTTACTCACGGTGCCCACAGGGGACCCAGGGTCCTTGTGTCAGACCCAGTGCGCGGCCTTCTTCCAGGGCTCCCAGGTACCTGGCCCCCTGACAGTGCTCTCTCCCCAGGCCTGATGGACACGTGCCGGGAGTGTGGGGCCCGGGCTCTGGAGCTCCTGGGTCTCCTGCAGGAGCAGCAGACTctgcccctggcccagcccagcctggtgGGGAACCCCCTACAAAGCATCCTTCAGCTGGCCCAGGTGAGGTGTGCAGCCATGGCACTGAACATGGGCTGGTGTCTGGAGGGGTGATGATCCTGGGGTGAGGCTTGGGTCCCCAATTTCTCTGCACCTCCTTTTAGTTTGGGCTGAACAGGTGCTCTTGTGCAGAGCTGGCAGCTGGAGGACACTGGGCAGGGACAGAGCACCGCCCCCCAGCATGCTGCTGCTCTAGCCTCTCCCAGACTCCTTCAGGAGTCCACCCGTCTGACTCCTACATGCCCTCTTCCCCAGGAGCTGAAGCCCAAGAGCCTGGATGTGCGTCAGGAGGAGCTTGGGGCCATGGTGGACAAGGAGATGGCGGCCACATCCGCTGCCATTGAAGATGCTGTGAGGAGGATTGAGGTGACgactgggggctgggctgggccaaATGTAGGCTGTGGCCACCTCTGCACCCCTTCTGTGCATGGGCCGGTGGCCTCTGCAGGTCACAGCTGGCTTTTCTGCCTAGAgccgccccctgcaccccctgccctgtctccctccagcctcttcctcctctccctccccagctggGTGGTTGTTTGGGGGGTGTGGGGCTGGCCCAGCACCGCATCCCCCTTCCTCCCACACTGCCCCCCTCCTAGCCTGCTCACAGCTCTGTCACTGGGTGTAGGACATGATGAACCAGGCTCGCCATGCCAGCTCCGGGGTGAAGCTGGAGGTGAATGAAAGGTGAGCCTCATGCCCCTCCACCCCCGTCCCCCCCAGAATCCAGGGTGTTCTGTCCTGCTTGCTCAGCTCTCCAGAGGGGACTGGAAACAATCAGAGCACACCCTGCCCCATGGGCCCACCCTGCTGAGCACTTGTGTCAGGCCTGGTAGTTGTTCAGAGGTCACACTCCCTGGGGTCACCCTGTAGAATCTTTTCTGTCTCATCACCTACacctgctgcttctccccctcaGGATCCTCAATTCCTGCACAGACCTGATGAAGGTGAGTGGCTGgctgggatcccaggatggatGATGTGCCTGGGAAAGCCGCCCCGAGAATGACCTGTGCCTTGGTCTTGGCAGGCCATCCGGCTCTTGGTGACAACATCCACCAGCCTGCAGAAGGAAATTGTGGAGAGCGGCAGGGTGAGTGAGCTGAGTGAGCGGGGCCCTTCCTGTCAGGCCACGAGGCTGGGCCAGCAAGGGCCAGATTCCTGAAATGGGCGTGACCTCAGAGCCCTCCTCATCCCAGACCACGATCCAGGATCCCCCATCCCCAGTGGCTTCAGCTGACCTCCAGGCTCCTTTGGGTATGGGCTTCCCGGAGTGTGAAGTGATGAGGACCCCCCTCCCCAGAATGCACACAATGTGCCCAGGAGTCACACCTGCATCTCCCCCATGGCCCACGGATGTCCCCTCGTGGCTGAGGTGACAGAGGGGCCCCTGTGGGGATCCCTTGCCCCGTGACATCACTGACTGGTCCACCCTTCCCTGCCTTCCTGTCGCCACTAGGGGGCAGCCACGCAGCAGGAGTTTTATGCCAAGAACTCTCGGTGGACTGAAGGCCTCATCTCTGCCTCCAAGGCTGTTGGCTGGGGAGCCTCACAGCTGGTGTATGTCGCCCCAGGTGGGGGGGCAGCAGGGTGTGTGGTGCTCGGGGTCTCGGGGAGGGAGTGTGGTGGTGGCTTGGAGACCCAGGCCCTGCCCGGCTCTGTCTGCAGGGAGTCAGCGGACAGGGTGGTGCTCCACATGGGCAAGTACGAAGAGCTCATCGTCTGCTCCCACGAGATCGCAGCCAGCACAGCCCAGCTTGTGGCCGCCTCCAAGGTGAAGCTCTGTGCGTGGTGGCCTCTAGCCTCGGCCTCGACTCTGGGCTGTGCCAGGAAGTGCGCATGATGAGGGGGGGTGAGCCTGACCTGCCCCCACATGCCCCCAGGTGAAGGCGGACAAGCGCAGCCCCCACCTGAGCCGCCTCCAGGAGTGCTCCCGCACCGTCAACGAGATGGCTGCCAATGTGGTGGCCTCTACCAAGTCAGGCCAGGAGCAGATTGAAGAAAGAGGTGAGTGTGGGTCCTGGTAACAGCTgggtgggcgtgggcgtgggTGTGGGCACAGACACTCACCCCCTGCCTGCTCTGGCTGCAGACACCATGGACTTCTCTGGCCTGTCCCTCATCAAGCTGAAGAAGCAGGAGATGGAGACCCAGGTGCGTGCCTGTTCCTCTTTGGGGACTGAGCTCCGGGCGGGTGGGGAGGACAGGCCGTGAGGCTACCCTGAGTGGGCATGCGGGGCTGCAGGTCCGTGTCCTGGAACTGGAGAAGACACTGGAGGCTGAGCGTGTGCGGCTGGGAGAGCTTCGGAAGCAGCACTACGTGCTGGCTGGTGCCGTGGGGACACCCAGTGAGGAGGATCCGGGCCGACCCAGTGCTGCCGCCCGCAGCGGGT
This genomic interval from Vulpes lagopus strain Blue_001 chromosome 14, ASM1834538v1, whole genome shotgun sequence contains the following:
- the HIP1R gene encoding huntingtin-interacting protein 1-related protein: MNSIKSVPARVLSRRPGHSLEAEREQFDKTQAISISKAINTQEAPVKEKHARRIILGTHHEKGAFTFWSYAIGLPLPSSSILSWKFCHVLHKVLRDGHPNVLHDCQRHRSNIREIGDLWGHLHDRYGQLVNVYTKLLLTKISFHLKHPQFPAGLEVTDEVLEKTAGTDVNNIFQLTVEMFDYMDCELRLSESVFRQLNTAIAVSQMSSGQCRLAPLIQVIQDCSHLYHYTVKLMFKLHACLPADTLQGHRDRFHEQFHSLRNFFRRASDMLYFKRLIQIPRLPEGPPNFLRASALAEHIKPVVVIPEEAPEDEEPENLIEISTGPPAGEPVVVADLFEQTFGPPNGSLKDDRDVQIETLKREVEALRAELEKIRLEAQRYVSQLKGQVNTLEAELEEQRKQKQKALVDNEQLRHELAQLQAAQREGERNQGLREEAEKKASATEARYQKLKEKHSELISTHAELLRKNADTAKQLTVTQQSQEEVARVKQQLAFQMEQVKRESEMKLEEQSDLLEKLKKELEAKAGELVRTQEALTRTEQSGLELSSRLDALSAEKAALSSAVQQREADLLVAQGLVQEKEEALSREQQRSSQERAELQGQLADKECQEEELQRRLLDEQFAVLQGTATEAERILQDAVAKLDDPLHLRCTSSPDYLVSRAQAALDAVSALEKGHAQYLNSRSDSSVLVAALTQFSYLAADTIINGSATSHLAPTDHADRLMDTCRECGARALELLGLLQEQQTLPLAQPSLVGNPLQSILQLAQELKPKSLDVRQEELGAMVDKEMAATSAAIEDAVRRIEDMMNQARHASSGVKLEVNERILNSCTDLMKAIRLLVTTSTSLQKEIVESGRGAATQQEFYAKNSRWTEGLISASKAVGWGASQLVESADRVVLHMGKYEELIVCSHEIAASTAQLVAASKVKADKRSPHLSRLQECSRTVNEMAANVVASTKSGQEQIEERDTMDFSGLSLIKLKKQEMETQVRVLELEKTLEAERVRLGELRKQHYVLAGAVGTPSEEDPGRPSAAARSGSSKKPPLAQKPSMAPRQDHQLDKKDGVYPAQLVNY